From the Hordeum vulgare subsp. vulgare chromosome 1H, MorexV3_pseudomolecules_assembly, whole genome shotgun sequence genome, the window CGGGACAAATATGATCACCATTTTGTACAAAACGATAGAAGGTTAGGCACATGTCGGATGATGTTTCTAAGTACTATTTTCCTGCCAATTGACAATCTGCTCTGTATCCACCGTTATGCTCTAATATAAGGGTCACATCACGTCACTGGGTATGCAGTATGCTGGTATAACAAAACCTAAACGCTGCTTCCAAGTATGCATGCAACTTGTGGTCTGCTGAAAAGACTTCATAATCTGGAAGCCACCTTTTAGAGTACTATAGTATCTCTAGAATAACAATATTGCTGTGCCCTGTATAAGAGATTTTTTTTTGGCATTATGTGCTCTCTGTGCCTGCTTACCGTACTGCACAGCTGTGTAAAGCCATGTCCTGGTAGGAGCTTTGATTAGAGTGTCTTTTACAGCTCAGAGAACTCAATGGTGAACTTAACTGTAAATACGGAAGTTCACTATGAGAAATTTCTCTTGGGCTTTTACAATGCTGCATAATTATTTTTGGTTATGTATTCGATACAATTTATCACTCGTGCTATGTCTTCATTAAATCATTATATTAGTGTCTCCTCTGTCATTATTTGTTCCTTTCAGCATAGTGGCATACAGTTTTGGTTTCTAATCATTGGAGGATGTTTCAGGTCTTCCCATTGCTTATTACAAAGTTCTCATATGAAGAGCAAGCTGATTTAGTCTGGCAGTTCATATGCAACATCCCTGTAAATATGATGGCAGATTTTCTTCCATGGCTTTCATCTTCTGTTTCATCTGACGAACACCAAGATATTCTTAACTGCTTACAGAAAATAGTTCCTCAAGAGAAACTTCTCCAACAGGTAAGCATTAATTATCGTGCATCTTCTAATCACTGTGATCTTTATGTTATTtaattttagtttcaaaattCTTATAGGTTGTATTTGCATGgattggagggaaggcaataacaGTGGTACAAGATTTTGATAATCCTTGTACAAAAGGCAGTTATAGATGTGAGGGTATCTCTTATCAAACAGACAAGAAAATATGCTCACATGAGAATTCTACAATTGGAAAGAGAAAGTATGCAGAATCTGATCATAGCCAACTTGTAACACATCCTATAGATGAGATATTGTATTGGCACAATGCTATTCGGGAAGAATTGAGTGATATAGCAGAGGAGACAAGAAGGATCCAGCAGTCTGGAGACTTCTCCAATATATCAGCCTTCAATCTGAGGCTTCAGTTTATTGCAGATGTGTGCATCTTCCATAGGTGTGTGTGGCTTTGAACGTCGACTCATCTGCACCTTTGTTTCAAATCTTGACGAGTAGCCAGTCATCGTAGCTGATAATGATCTCTTTCTATTATGTTGGACATATTGGTACCTTGTCAGTTATACATCATTGCTTACACAGAATTTGACAACAAGCTACTTTTATATGAACAAGTTGATTTTATATTCATCATTGTGTACAAATATAGATGCATCTAGCAAAATGTCTTGACATCAAGTGGTGCTTTAGGCACGCAACTCATGTGAATAACAGTGAAGTTGTGAGAACACGAGATACTAGCAAGCACAGTGAATGAGCAGAATCACGAGCATTGTGAATATGTTCTTGTGTTCTTTGCTTTGAAGTTTACAttgttttcctcaaaacaacTGGTTCTTTATAGATCCCATTTATCAGTTTTTTATTTTATCATGTGAAGTGGCCTAATCTGGCATCCTTTGTTTGATCAGTTGTTTCTCTCTTTTGTTCATCTGCAGTGTTGCTGAGGATCAAGTTATCTTTCCTGCAGTTGATGGTGAAGTGTCCTTTGAGCAGGAGCATGCTGAACAAGAACAGCAGTTTAACAAATTTAGATGTTTAATTGAACAAATCCAAACTGCTGGAGCCAGATCAACGGCGGTGGATTTTTACTCCGAGTTATGTTCACAAGCTGATCAGATTATGGAGGAAATTGAGAAGCACTTCAGCAATGAGGAAACAAAGGTTATTTTTTTAAGAAACAAAAGTATAGCCTAGTAGTTGAGAAGCTGGGACCATTTCCCTCTCAGTCAGAATATTGCATGGTAGACCAAGTGATTAGCAGGGTCTCATCTGTAGTTCAACTTCTTATCTAGGTTCTTCCTCAAGCTAGGACAAATTTCTCACCAGAGAAACAAAGAGAACTTCTGTATAGAAGTCTTTGTGTCATGCCGCTGAAGTTGTTGGAGCAGGTTTTACCATGGTTTGTATCAAAGCTGGATGATGTAAATGGACAGTCTTTCCTTCAGAATATGTGCTTGGCAGGTACCTTTTTACTTTAAGTTTACAATTTGTTCTATGCCTCTATACCACACTAGATCTTTTAAAACATATCATTTTTTGCATGAAACAGCACCTTCCTGTGAAACTGCACTGGTTACTCTTCTCTCTGGCTGGGCGTGCAAAGGTCGTTTTAAGGATAAATCCAACTTGGGTAAATTCATATGCTTGCCATCAGGAGCGCTGAGCTGCCCATTGGATGGAGACGGGTTAAAAAGATGTCAGTCATTCTGCCCATGTTCATTGGCCAGCTACGGAACCTTTTCAGCACATTTGCAAACAGAAAATGGTTCAAGGCCAGTCAAGCGAGGAAATCATGCAGCATCTAGTACCAATATTAATGGAAGTCACTGCTCACAAATTACTGACATTGAAGAGTCCCGATGTGGCAGCAAACCTTGCCACATTCCCGGATTAAGAGTAGAAAGTAGCAACGTTGTTGCTGATTCATTTGCTTCTGTAAACTCTTTTCGCTCGCTGTCTTGCAGTTATTCTGCACCTTCGTTATACTCGAGTCTTTTTTCATGGGAGACAGATACATCATTTTCCAGTCCAGATAACATCTCTAGGCCAATTGATGCTATATTCAAATTTCATAAGGCAATTCGCAAAGATTTAGAGTTCTTAGATGCTGAATCTGGAAAGCTcattgatggagatgaatctTGCCTTCGCCAGTTCGTCGGAAGATTTCGCCTACTGTGGGGTCTTTACAGAGCACATAGCAATGCTGAAGATGAAATTGTCTTCCCTGCTCTTGAATCGAAAGACGCACTACATAATGTCAGTCACTCGTACACCCTTGATCACAAACAGGAAGAAGAGTTATTTAAAGATATATCGATCATACTGCTTGAGCTTTCACATTTGCGTGATGATTCAGGTCATCCCACTGACGAAACCGATGAAGCTGGAAAAGGCCATATTTGTTCATACAGTGAGATTGATTGGTCCAGAAAGCATAATGAACTTTTGACAAAGCTCCAAGGAATGTGCAAGTCTATCCGGTTTACCCTGTCTAATCATGTGCATAGAGAAGAACTTGAGTTGTGGCCACTGTTTGATAAACATTTCTCTGTAGATGACCAAGATAAGATTGTAGGCCGTATAATTGGATCTACAGGAGCTGAGGTTCTACAGTCAATGATACCTTGGGTTACGTCAGCACTTAGTCTAGATGAACAGAACAAGATGCTGGATACGTGGAAGCAGGCAAGTAAGAATACAATGTTTGATGAATGGCTAAATGAATGGTGGAAGAGTTCACCAACTTCATCTGGACCCTCAAATGAGAGCTCCCCTTCAGAAGGTCTACtcagttttttttcttctcttcaaaCTCTTTCACCATGTTTTTGTTCGGTGTATTTACTATTTACTTTCTTCCATCTGGTAGTATATTTTCCAAGTCAAATATGTTATCCAGGACCCACGCTATGTTGTTTTTGATAAAGCAGATAGTTAGATGCTCTGTTACTTAAGTAAGACATGCtacctatttttccataaataatGGTGACACGGTTGAATACTAAGTTACAAGCAGCATGTTGGTATGAATGGTTTGCATGGACAAAGGGAAATATTAGAGAAGATTCCAATTTAGGGCAAAGAAGATGGGAAAGGTATATTGATGCATCTCTTTGCAACAACTAAAACTGACAATATGGACTCCCTGGTTTCTCTGAGCTATTTCAGTGATCTAATCTAGACATTATACAAATCATGTCTGATGTAAATTTGTGACAAAAGGGAACATTCAATGAGAATGAAGTTGGACAAATCATACATAACAGCAACTGACTAGAAAAACACTAGTCAGGGAAAACTAAAATGATGTGATTGGGGTGTACATTTATGATGAATGGAAAAAATAATCCTCTACACCTCTACAGTTTTATTATAACACtgaccttttcttttcttttgccctGTAGAAACTCAATTCGAGGAAAACCTTGACCAGAGTGACCAGATGTTTAAGCCTGGTTGGAAGGACATCTTCCGAATGAATCAAAGTGAGCTCGAGGCCGAGATACGAAAGGTTTCTCAAGATTCTACACTTGACCCAAGGAGGAAAGCATATCTAATCCAAAATCTAATGACGAGGTTTGTCATTTTAAAGTTGCAAAAAATAAGTTGTAGTGGCTATCGCTGATGTTTTGCCCCAATTTTTTTCGTAAAGTAATTGGAATGACTGTTGTATATTTGATATTGTTAATTACATTGATTTCAGTCGCTGGATAGCTGCTCAGCAGAAGTCACCACAACAAAGACCAGAAGATCACAGTGGATCCACTGAAATACCTGGATGTTCTCCTTCTTATCGAGATCCAGAGAAACAAACATTTGGTTGTGAGCATTACAAAAGAAACTGCAAGCTTGTTGCTGCCTGCTGCAATAAGCTGTTCACGTGCAGGTTCTGTCATGATAAAGTTAGTGATCACACAATGGAAAGGTAAACTTAGTACAACCAATGTCTTCTGTGTTGTGCagtttaatactccctccgtcccaaaataaatgtcttaaacttagtacaactttgtattagagctagtacaaagtcaagacagttattttgggacggagggagtaattcttACAGCAGCAGGATGCTCAACACCCATTTTTAACACATGATCAATAAATAATGAGATTTAGATAAGCTTGCGGTTAATTTGCTCTCGTTTAAAGCAGCAAGGTGACATGATTAAATATTAATTTAGGCGCTTACTCATCATGGCTCTTGTactatcttttcttttttctctttaatCTGTGTGTTCCCAAAGTTCCATTCACATGGAAAAAATTGTTTGAAGAAGCTTCAAATGGACTAAGATTGGCCCTGTGAACTTCTTAGCTTCCCTGTTTGTAGCTTTTAATTGCTGTGCCATAGCTATGTGGTAGTCTATAAAAATGCATTAGCTATATAAGGGCAGAAATCATATTATATTGCATACCTTTTCTGTAGTAGCATTGGTTGTTAGATTTGTTGTGAGATAATAAGCTAATATGATATTGCTCACTTTGCGGTACTGCAAATTTTAGGAAAGCAACTTTGGAGATGATGTGCATGCTATGTATGAAAGTTCAACCAGTTAGTCCAAATTGCCGAAGTCCTTCTTGCAATGGGCTATCGATGGCAAAATATCATTGCAGTATATGCAAGTTTTTTGATGATGAAAGGTAAAGACTTAACTTGTTTGCTAGGTTTCAGTTTATCTTGCTGAGTTTTTCCTTGTAAATGAATGTTCGCTCCACCATTCGCAGGCTAATGTAGTCTTTGATTTTGGGTGATTATCTCTATCCTCACATATGAAACCAAATATTGCACTCAACCATGAATATAATATAAGGTTggacataaatatatcaatatgaTATTAGTTAACGTTGTTAagtttcatgcactagccaacacaaccaaaagtccgaactgatggaaagggttAGGCAATCTACATATACACTCCAACGtcccctctcacgtgtgacgtGGGAATTCAACACGTGGATAAACTCAAAGGTATGGTTCAAGAGGCCTATATGTGGACACAAAGGGGGGAACGCCAATTTTTAGATAAATTATgaaagccaggacttgaactcaacACCTTGGACCCTGATaccatgttaagtttcatgcactaggcaacgcaaccaaaagtcccgAACTAATGGAAAGGGCTAAGCAATCCACATGTGCACTTTAACAAATATGACGAGGCATCTATTGTAATTTTGGGAACTAGTTAATCTCTAGAGGGTTCACTAATTGTAGGAAGACACTTATACCACCTCCTTTTCTTGTTCCCTGTCACTCCCTAAAGCCAAAATGTGGAATAccttactgatggatggtggctgAACTGTAATTACCAATCCTCAAATACTTACCACTTCTGTTAGCTTGCTTGGAATTATACATCACAATAATGCATCATCTTTGTAATGTAGATACATTTATGCTATGATAAATGCATCATGTGGCTCATGTCTGCCTTTTTGTCTGCAAAGTAGTGCTTTCTTTTCTTTAGACTCAACAGTTCAATCCTCCTGTGCATACCCTTTTGAAGTTTCCATTCGGTCCAAAAGTACAAGCTAGTCACTAGTAGGTTCCGTTTGGTGTTTTATGTAACGTGCTGTCCATCTCCATAAAATATTTGCAGACGCCTAATTACGTGAACTTTACAGGAGTGTGTATCATTGTCCCTTTTGTAATTTGTGTCGTCTTGGAGAAGGATTAGGCACCGATTTCTTCCACTGCATGAAATGCAATTGTTGCCTCGGCATGAAACTGAAAGAACACAATTGTCGGGAAAAGATGCTTGAGATGAACTGTCCAATCTGTTGCGACTTCCTATTCACATCGAGTGCAGCAGTCAGAGGGCTTCCTTGTGGCCACTTCATGCATTCAGCTTGCTTTCAGGTATGATAGTCTAGTCAGTCGCAAGTAACCCGAGGCGTTCTTTTCATGTAAACTTTCTGGGATTCTATCCTGACAATATTTGTCAACTGTAGGCATATACTTGCAGTCACTACACCTGTCCAATCTGCAGCAAATCCTTGGGAGATATGACGGTAAGTTACGCCACTTGATACCAAGACTGTTTCTGCTTTTCATACCAATGATTAGGTTCGATTTTGCTCTACATCTTCTATCTTACGGCAGTTTGAAATACCAGAAACCATTGCTTTCGTATTAATAAATTATGTCTGTATGAACACCACTTTACCTTTCCAAAACAAAGTCGAACAAAACAATGTGCAGAGTTCTTATCCTCTCGTTTTCTTCATATAGGTGTATTTTGGCATGCTCGACGGCTTGCTGGCTGCGGAGGAGCTTCCCGAGGAGTACCGCAACCGGTGCCAGGTACGCCGTTTCTCTCGTCCTGAATTCGTTCTTCCCATTGACTGAATGAAGGATTTACGCTGCCGCTCCGCCTGATTGTTCCAGGACATACTCTGTAACGACTGCGGGAGGAAAGGGCTGTCTCGGTTCCACTGGCTGTATCACAAATGCGGCGCCTGCGGCTCGTACAACACCAGGGTTATCAAGACCGAGGCACCAGGTTGTTCCACGCCGAATTAGCAGGCGAGGcgttttctgttttcttctgctcGATTCTTTTGGAAATCCGCCTCTGTAATGTGTCTCGATACAGAGGAACATTGCATATGTATAGCCGTGGGATGCT encodes:
- the LOC123449282 gene encoding zinc finger protein BRUTUS-like; this translates as MAPTPMAGDGPIAAVAPRTPPPPSSSAEASASGSGSGATAGSAAEAPVLIFVYFHKAIRAELDRLHAAAVRLATERGGDGDVAALDTRCRFLFSVYRHHCDAEDAVIFPALDIRVKNVAGTYSLEHKRENDLFSHLFALLQLDVHNNDGARREIASCTGAIRTFITQHMFKEEEQVFPLLITKFSYEEQADLVWQFICNIPVNMMADFLPWLSSSVSSDEHQDILNCLQKIVPQEKLLQQVVFAWIGGKAITVVQDFDNPCTKGSYRCEGISYQTDKKICSHENSTIGKRKYAESDHSQLVTHPIDEILYWHNAIREELSDIAEETRRIQQSGDFSNISAFNLRLQFIADVCIFHSVAEDQVIFPAVDGEVSFEQEHAEQEQQFNKFRCLIEQIQTAGARSTAVDFYSELCSQADQIMEEIEKHFSNEETKVLPQARTNFSPEKQRELLYRSLCVMPLKLLEQVLPWFVSKLDDVNGQSFLQNMCLAAPSCETALVTLLSGWACKGRFKDKSNLGKFICLPSGALSCPLDGDGLKRCQSFCPCSLASYGTFSAHLQTENGSRPVKRGNHAASSTNINGSHCSQITDIEESRCGSKPCHIPGLRVESSNVVADSFASVNSFRSLSCSYSAPSLYSSLFSWETDTSFSSPDNISRPIDAIFKFHKAIRKDLEFLDAESGKLIDGDESCLRQFVGRFRLLWGLYRAHSNAEDEIVFPALESKDALHNVSHSYTLDHKQEEELFKDISIILLELSHLRDDSGHPTDETDEAGKGHICSYSEIDWSRKHNELLTKLQGMCKSIRFTLSNHVHREELELWPLFDKHFSVDDQDKIVGRIIGSTGAEVLQSMIPWVTSALSLDEQNKMLDTWKQASKNTMFDEWLNEWWKSSPTSSGPSNESSPSEETQFEENLDQSDQMFKPGWKDIFRMNQSELEAEIRKVSQDSTLDPRRKAYLIQNLMTSRWIAAQQKSPQQRPEDHSGSTEIPGCSPSYRDPEKQTFGCEHYKRNCKLVAACCNKLFTCRFCHDKVSDHTMERKATLEMMCMLCMKVQPVSPNCRSPSCNGLSMAKYHCSICKFFDDERSVYHCPFCNLCRLGEGLGTDFFHCMKCNCCLGMKLKEHNCREKMLEMNCPICCDFLFTSSAAVRGLPCGHFMHSACFQAYTCSHYTCPICSKSLGDMTVYFGMLDGLLAAEELPEEYRNRCQDILCNDCGRKGLSRFHWLYHKCGACGSYNTRVIKTEAPGCSTPN